The following are encoded in a window of Bacteroidia bacterium genomic DNA:
- a CDS encoding DUF2249 domain-containing protein produces the protein MSNNTTPIKEYDVRELIPIDRHTMLLEVFKNLPTGESFTFINDHDPLPLFYEFRSIHGDVVGWDYLNRGGREWKVKVTRLEDSIGREFTEISTMMDLRKVEKKDWKHVIFHRYGMMKEGDVMEIVAAENPEEIYGTFIMKFEGQFRWVYKKREEGEVVVHLTKTIKSGLGDDGFMVVNEFDVRPYTPTERHEIFYKAFADIQAGEAFILINDHDPKPLYYQMEAESKEPFRWEYLEEGPVVWKVRVIKVKE, from the coding sequence ATGAGTAATAACACAACACCCATAAAAGAGTACGATGTACGCGAATTAATCCCAATTGACAGACATACCATGCTATTGGAAGTATTCAAGAACCTGCCTACAGGCGAGAGTTTTACCTTTATCAATGACCACGACCCTCTCCCGTTGTTTTATGAGTTCCGTTCCATCCATGGCGATGTGGTAGGCTGGGATTACCTGAACCGAGGAGGAAGAGAGTGGAAAGTTAAAGTAACACGTTTGGAAGATTCTATCGGAAGAGAATTTACTGAAATTTCTACCATGATGGACTTACGCAAGGTAGAAAAAAAGGATTGGAAGCACGTGATTTTCCACCGTTACGGAATGATGAAGGAAGGGGATGTAATGGAAATAGTAGCAGCAGAAAACCCTGAAGAAATCTACGGAACCTTTATCATGAAATTTGAAGGTCAATTTAGATGGGTTTACAAAAAGAGAGAAGAAGGCGAAGTGGTAGTACACCTAACCAAAACAATAAAAAGTGGTTTGGGAGATGATGGATTTATGGTTGTCAATGAGTTTGATGTCCGCCCCTACACTCCAACAGAAAGACATGAGATTTTTTATAAAGCCTTTGCAGACATTCAAGCAGGTGAAGCTTTTATCCTCATAAACGACCACGACCCCAAACCTCTTTATTATCAAATGGAAGCAGAAAGCAAAGAGCCTTTCAGATGGGAATACCTTGAAGAAGGTCCTGTAGTATGGAAAGTGCGCGTTATCAAGGTTAAGGAGTAG
- a CDS encoding PKD domain-containing protein, translating into MEITLQKLTQKKSISHTIKPVMVLLLFVFSMSSRAQTCSIVGDTIVCSNQVNTYSTGYAGTYHYQWNAYGGVLTGSGTSVSVSWSNVSSGQVTLIVRDALNNIVCSTVLNVSIRPKPTPAIAPSYAVGCGIHDPKGGQPDKRDVLECLNACDSSWITYTTPNHPGSTYSWVITGAANYTPSTTNSITVYWTAIGSGTVKVIETDSFGCFGENELCVKIVGKPKALFTAMPTPVGGVINACLNQSILFMNLSSAGAGTPLTTYEWIWGDGQTTVQTAPAPNASHSYNTPGTYIVSLVVQNECRCKDTFQMKVEVSSTPGPDIACISTVCPGSVVTYHTSAACPTYQWSVTNGTIIGDSTNSSVTVMWGSATPAIITLSTPGCSGTCSSPTSLVVPVIPPSATIQGPNLVCHGDMVKYSISCNIPIDSIKWHLPGGMTLVSGDTINGHEITVWIDYAYTTGTIKVDYFHHIPGSTQELSCGGTATLAVSARPKLMLNGSTEICENAPLNIYHSPAVSGLIKWEVTDVSGSMVYFSNISSGTVPFALPSPGSVWTYGPGLFYVKASSLSGDYCNSPQQIMIKVNAAPPPPDSIVGPNPVCPSRPYSYLAFPTSSNYAIVWNVQNGAPSMIGGTSISVLWNISGPYILSAVQVDPLTGCKSQPLHDTIQSILPLTAPVIFGPDTVCSNTNVVYNVSVPGDNFYWTINPSIAGSVISGQGSGTITVEWNNYIGNATLGVVRTVCGQTISNSKNVKIIAPPTPSMTIPSVICAGVSAVMSTPTVAASYHWNFGDGSTGSGPNPSHIYSGAGNYIVTLTVTYSGTCSGTASATGSIMVNPKPNITISTPDPNLFCGPIGTVNMYVAAPVTGTSYSWYKSPATLVGTGNSYNTNALGSYYVVGTNSFGCQGTSNVIPIDTLCDTCSPDPAYTHNFTIIKQSCNTDSFSGSYTSGAINPRWNFDDPFSGSNTAVGATATHTFKEPGYYRVRFCVDVPNLSGTGYCELCKYIVDTIKYIPDFFDSMYCSSGSFGVKLINNTKRLSTLPIPSYSWSVMPGALTSSAVNPSFSLAAGTYNVTLTVNGTCTITKTIVVPQSPLSSFSIADSVCQGSPVMFTNTSVGYTSSNWNFGDGASSLITNPTRTYSLAGNYVVTLLVQNNYGCSSFSSKNVVVLPNTLSGSISPSDSTICEGDSILYTVNASGGYPGYQYMWSTVQSASSIWAKHTGAYYVDITDSKGCMYKTPHVNVLANPIPRPEIKGKKDVCQFELVKFGVNYPASGGYSISWLLQPDGATNTSSTFNYYSSSLGLKQLTVKVVGPTGCVGYDTLDFVVHANPTASISFSGSLCEGQSNQLIGSSPSSMITHTFWNNGSTQDTMITSVPDQYTYTVVDTFGCKGSQTIVVNPLPDFCGYQKGCYEICDTVSQLVWYAPKGYAFYQWYYNGNPIVGATSDTLHIPLYQSGVYQVEITSGYGCKAMSPETDISFVKCASCKWDVTYKIKCDKFDPITGVQTYFVTMTFNNGLGGGSTFNVVPMSGSISGLSPITLSAGINTISFVYIPTTATTSPVCFNLLNYLRDVRCDTTVCVKLPDCNLEPCKQSVTLEKIDCVGNDASGNPQYLVCVNVNWGGSPGSTLTVTTPSGTIVPNVFTLASGAQTFCFTFTDLPPISYLSTLYFSYYDPKAEKGCRDSIIIEHRPCESDCKFETYNNCARCKGIDGGISIYELDITLYNPFATPATVTVLPIAAGTFGTITPNPVAPGMQNVKVMFFDNPPTDTFICFKIMLSDASGRKCMAEVCMYLPPCRDDMGVQSIAAQASMKLAPNPAIHEVAVYYNVTSGVAPTFEIMDMTGRKLIEVPTEYRNGVVHINVQDLSPGTYLVRLVSEGSGLQTQRLIIVK; encoded by the coding sequence ATGGAAATAACATTACAAAAACTAACTCAAAAAAAATCTATTTCACACACAATTAAACCAGTCATGGTTTTGTTGTTGTTTGTGTTTTCAATGTCCTCAAGAGCACAAACCTGCTCGATAGTCGGGGATACCATTGTATGCAGCAATCAGGTAAATACCTATTCAACAGGATATGCCGGTACTTATCATTATCAGTGGAATGCTTATGGAGGAGTATTAACGGGCAGCGGGACGAGCGTGTCTGTAAGTTGGAGTAATGTAAGCAGTGGTCAAGTTACATTGATTGTGAGAGATGCATTAAACAATATCGTTTGTTCTACTGTTCTCAATGTAAGCATAAGACCTAAGCCCACACCTGCAATCGCTCCCTCTTATGCAGTTGGTTGTGGAATCCATGACCCAAAAGGTGGGCAACCTGACAAGCGTGACGTTCTGGAATGTTTGAATGCCTGTGATTCTTCATGGATTACTTACACCACTCCGAACCATCCCGGCAGTACTTATTCATGGGTGATTACGGGGGCAGCAAATTATACACCCTCAACAACCAATTCAATTACTGTATATTGGACTGCTATTGGGTCAGGAACGGTAAAAGTAATAGAAACTGATTCCTTTGGTTGCTTTGGAGAAAATGAGTTATGTGTAAAAATCGTAGGTAAGCCTAAAGCTTTGTTTACTGCTATGCCAACTCCTGTGGGTGGAGTAATAAATGCTTGTTTAAACCAAAGTATATTATTTATGAATTTGTCATCTGCCGGAGCAGGTACACCGCTTACTACCTATGAGTGGATTTGGGGCGATGGACAAACTACAGTGCAAACTGCACCTGCACCCAATGCTTCTCATTCATATAACACTCCGGGCACATATATAGTTTCACTTGTAGTACAGAATGAATGTAGATGTAAAGATACGTTCCAAATGAAAGTTGAAGTGTCAAGTACGCCAGGACCGGACATTGCGTGTATCAGTACTGTCTGCCCCGGATCGGTTGTTACCTATCATACCAGTGCTGCATGTCCTACCTATCAATGGTCGGTTACCAATGGTACTATCATTGGTGATAGCACAAATTCCTCTGTTACCGTGATGTGGGGTTCAGCTACCCCGGCTATTATTACGCTGAGTACTCCCGGTTGTAGTGGTACTTGCTCTTCACCTACATCATTGGTTGTACCTGTTATTCCCCCATCTGCGACCATACAGGGACCTAATCTGGTTTGTCATGGCGACATGGTTAAATATTCTATTTCATGTAATATTCCGATAGATAGTATTAAATGGCATCTGCCCGGTGGAATGACGTTAGTAAGCGGTGATACAATTAATGGTCATGAGATTACTGTTTGGATTGATTATGCATATACGACCGGAACTATAAAAGTGGATTATTTCCACCATATTCCCGGAAGCACACAAGAGTTGAGTTGTGGAGGTACAGCCACTTTGGCGGTCTCTGCGCGTCCCAAGCTCATGCTTAATGGTTCTACTGAGATATGTGAGAATGCACCGCTTAATATTTATCACTCTCCGGCTGTTTCAGGATTAATCAAATGGGAGGTTACCGATGTGTCAGGATCTATGGTGTACTTCTCTAATATAAGTTCGGGAACCGTACCTTTTGCTCTCCCTTCACCCGGTTCTGTGTGGACTTATGGACCCGGTCTGTTTTATGTAAAAGCAAGCAGTCTGAGTGGAGATTATTGCAACAGCCCTCAACAAATCATGATTAAAGTGAATGCGGCACCACCTCCTCCTGATTCAATTGTAGGTCCGAATCCGGTTTGTCCGAGCAGACCGTATTCATATTTGGCTTTTCCAACCTCTTCAAACTATGCTATCGTATGGAATGTTCAAAATGGAGCTCCATCTATGATAGGAGGAACATCTATCAGTGTGTTATGGAATATTTCAGGACCTTATATTCTGAGTGCTGTTCAGGTTGACCCACTAACAGGATGCAAGTCTCAACCTTTGCATGATACCATCCAAAGTATTTTACCTCTGACAGCCCCTGTCATTTTTGGACCTGATACAGTTTGTTCAAATACGAATGTGGTTTATAATGTGAGTGTGCCCGGTGATAATTTTTATTGGACAATCAATCCTTCTATTGCCGGAAGTGTAATCAGCGGGCAAGGTTCAGGAACAATCACTGTGGAATGGAATAATTATATAGGAAATGCCACACTTGGAGTTGTGCGTACTGTTTGTGGTCAAACAATTTCAAATTCAAAGAACGTTAAAATAATTGCTCCACCCACACCTTCCATGACTATTCCTTCTGTAATTTGTGCGGGTGTGTCGGCTGTAATGAGCACTCCCACTGTTGCGGCTTCTTATCATTGGAATTTTGGTGATGGTAGTACCGGAAGCGGTCCTAATCCTTCTCATATTTATTCCGGTGCAGGCAATTATATTGTAACATTGACTGTTACTTATAGCGGAACATGTAGCGGAACAGCCTCAGCTACCGGTAGCATCATGGTTAATCCTAAACCCAATATTACAATTTCTACGCCTGACCCAAATTTGTTTTGCGGTCCGATTGGTACAGTAAATATGTATGTTGCTGCACCGGTTACAGGAACTTCTTATAGTTGGTATAAATCACCTGCTACATTAGTTGGAACAGGTAATTCTTATAATACTAATGCGTTAGGTTCTTACTATGTAGTAGGTACTAATTCTTTTGGTTGTCAGGGAACAAGTAATGTTATTCCAATAGACACTTTGTGTGATACTTGCTCTCCTGATCCGGCTTATACTCATAATTTTACAATCATCAAACAATCATGCAATACCGATAGCTTTAGCGGTTCTTATACCTCGGGAGCCATCAATCCGCGATGGAATTTTGACGACCCATTTAGCGGAAGTAATACTGCTGTTGGTGCCACAGCAACCCACACTTTTAAAGAACCGGGCTATTATAGAGTACGCTTTTGTGTGGATGTTCCCAATCTGTCGGGAACCGGCTATTGTGAATTATGTAAGTATATTGTAGATACCATCAAATACATCCCTGATTTCTTTGATTCAATGTACTGTTCGAGCGGTAGTTTTGGTGTGAAATTAATTAATAATACAAAGCGACTTTCTACACTTCCTATTCCTTCTTATTCTTGGTCTGTTATGCCCGGTGCTTTGACAAGTTCAGCAGTAAACCCAAGTTTCAGTCTTGCTGCTGGAACATATAATGTTACACTGACCGTGAATGGAACTTGTACCATCACCAAGACGATTGTTGTACCTCAGTCACCACTATCATCATTTAGTATAGCAGACTCTGTTTGTCAAGGTTCTCCGGTAATGTTTACAAATACATCTGTTGGCTATACAAGCTCTAATTGGAATTTTGGAGATGGCGCATCTTCGCTCATTACCAATCCCACAAGGACCTATTCTTTAGCAGGTAATTACGTGGTTACTTTATTAGTACAAAATAATTATGGTTGTTCATCATTTAGCTCAAAGAATGTGGTGGTATTGCCAAACACACTTAGTGGAAGTATTTCACCTTCTGATAGTACAATTTGTGAAGGAGATAGTATTTTATATACTGTAAATGCATCCGGTGGCTATCCCGGATATCAGTATATGTGGTCAACCGTACAAAGTGCTTCCTCAATTTGGGCTAAACATACAGGAGCTTATTATGTGGATATTACTGATAGCAAAGGGTGTATGTATAAAACTCCCCATGTTAATGTGTTGGCTAATCCTATACCCAGACCTGAAATTAAAGGTAAGAAGGATGTATGTCAATTTGAATTAGTAAAGTTTGGAGTTAATTATCCTGCAAGCGGAGGTTATTCTATTTCATGGTTGCTACAACCGGATGGTGCTACCAATACTTCCAGCACCTTTAATTATTATTCAAGTTCATTAGGATTGAAGCAATTAACTGTAAAAGTTGTTGGTCCGACCGGATGTGTTGGCTATGATACTCTTGATTTTGTTGTCCATGCAAATCCAACTGCTTCTATTTCGTTTAGCGGAAGTTTATGTGAAGGACAAAGCAATCAATTAATTGGCAGTTCCCCTTCTTCGATGATAACTCATACTTTTTGGAACAATGGAAGTACCCAAGACACTATGATAACATCCGTACCGGATCAATATACTTATACAGTTGTTGATACTTTTGGTTGTAAGGGTTCACAGACAATTGTTGTAAATCCACTTCCTGATTTCTGTGGCTATCAAAAGGGTTGCTATGAAATTTGTGATACAGTGAGTCAGCTTGTTTGGTACGCACCAAAAGGCTATGCCTTCTATCAATGGTACTACAATGGAAATCCTATTGTTGGGGCTACCTCTGACACGCTACATATTCCGTTGTATCAGTCAGGAGTATATCAAGTAGAAATAACCTCAGGCTATGGTTGTAAAGCTATGTCGCCTGAAACAGATATAAGTTTTGTCAAATGTGCAAGTTGCAAATGGGATGTTACCTATAAAATCAAATGCGATAAATTTGATCCAATTACAGGTGTTCAGACCTATTTTGTAACTATGACCTTTAATAATGGACTTGGCGGAGGTTCAACGTTCAATGTTGTACCAATGTCAGGATCAATCTCAGGTCTTTCTCCGATTACGCTGAGTGCGGGTATTAATACAATCAGTTTTGTTTATATTCCTACCACTGCTACAACTTCTCCTGTTTGCTTCAATTTATTGAATTATCTGAGGGATGTCCGATGTGATACTACTGTGTGTGTGAAACTCCCTGACTGTAATTTGGAGCCGTGTAAGCAAAGTGTAACATTAGAAAAAATAGATTGTGTAGGCAATGATGCAAGCGGAAACCCTCAATATCTTGTATGTGTTAATGTAAATTGGGGAGGTTCACCGGGTTCTACGCTCACAGTTACAACTCCATCCGGTACTATTGTGCCTAATGTCTTTACGCTCGCATCAGGTGCGCAAACCTTCTGCTTTACCTTTACAGATTTGCCTCCTATTAGCTATTTAAGCACATTATATTTCAGCTATTATGATCCAAAGGCAGAAAAAGGATGTCGTGACTCAATCATCATTGAACATAGACCATGTGAAAGTGATTGTAAGTTTGAAACCTATAATAATTGTGCACGATGCAAGGGAATAGATGGCGGTATTTCTATTTATGAATTAGATATAACGCTATATAATCCATTTGCTACCCCGGCAACAGTTACGGTGTTGCCAATTGCAGCAGGAACTTTTGGAACCATTACTCCTAATCCTGTAGCTCCGGGAATGCAAAATGTAAAAGTGATGTTTTTTGACAATCCGCCTACAGATACTTTCATTTGCTTTAAAATTATGTTGAGTGATGCAAGCGGTAGAAAATGTATGGCTGAAGTTTGTATGTATTTGCCTCCTTGTAGGGACGATATGGGTGTGCAATCAATTGCAGCACAAGCAAGTATGAAGTTAGCACCGAATCCTGCAATTCATGAAGTAGCTGTGTATTATAATGTTACTTCGGGCGTTGCTCCAACTTTTGAAATTATGGACATGACAGGTCGCAAGCTGATTGAAGTACCTACTGAATATAGAAATGGAGTGGTACACATTAATGTTCAAGATTTGTCACCGGGCACATATTTGGTGCGCCTTGTTTCCGAAGGATCCGGATTGCAAACCCAACGATTGATTATTGTTAAATAA
- a CDS encoding peroxiredoxin — translation MMTLVGKKAPVFKAPAVVNGNEIVKEFSLSQYEGKSYVVFFFYPKDFTFVCPTELHAFQEKLDEFKKRGCEVVACSTDTEESHWSWLQMPKNKGGIEGVKYPIVADTAKTISTNYGVLAGDYEYDDNGQLIAKGPMVAYRGLFLIDKKGIIHHELINNLPLGRNVDEAIRMLDSLKHFEEFGEVCPANWSEGKNAMKATFDGVANYLSNN, via the coding sequence ATTATGACATTAGTAGGAAAAAAAGCTCCGGTTTTCAAAGCACCGGCTGTTGTAAATGGAAATGAAATCGTTAAAGAATTTTCATTAAGCCAATATGAAGGTAAAAGTTATGTGGTATTCTTTTTCTATCCAAAAGACTTCACATTTGTTTGCCCCACGGAATTACATGCTTTTCAAGAAAAGTTAGACGAATTTAAGAAAAGAGGATGCGAAGTAGTAGCTTGTAGCACAGACACAGAAGAAAGCCACTGGAGTTGGTTGCAAATGCCTAAAAATAAGGGCGGTATTGAGGGTGTAAAGTACCCGATTGTTGCAGATACTGCAAAAACTATTTCTACAAACTATGGAGTGCTTGCAGGTGACTATGAATATGATGATAATGGTCAACTGATTGCAAAAGGTCCTATGGTAGCATACAGAGGATTGTTTTTGATTGACAAAAAGGGAATCATTCACCATGAGTTGATTAATAACTTGCCTTTGGGAAGAAATGTTGATGAGGCGATAAGAATGTTAGATTCTTTAAAACATTTTGAAGAGTTTGGTGAAGTTTGCCCCGCCAATTGGTCTGAAGGCAAAAATGCAATGAAAGCTACTTTTGACGGTGTAGCTAATTATTTATCAAACAATTGA
- a CDS encoding Omp28-related outer membrane protein gives MQIKFSALCIIFSVFLISCKEEDHGILNKKDAPVALKDTSYISSDNLSSVFKKVLLEDITGVKCVNCPKAAEESVRLKEKYGDTIIPMAIYIKSLPIYSTPWGDGNPDLRTDVAEEIANAIGMPVGLPGGYVDRFKFGASAPLVINQWENSYKQRTGLSPVIITLSYEVAPNNKIIVRTKLFYTEDKSNENHKLALYFTESGLIGKQSTNEPGKSPYIEHYEFNHVLRGSIGNALGARLEEPLVKGRVFEKDFEIDWNKDWNISKCTLIAVVLDESDNSVIQVEEILLH, from the coding sequence ATGCAAATCAAATTCTCTGCTTTATGTATCATATTTTCTGTGTTTTTAATTTCTTGTAAAGAAGAAGACCACGGAATACTAAATAAAAAAGATGCTCCCGTTGCGCTGAAAGATACCAGTTATATTTCTTCAGACAATTTGTCTTCCGTTTTTAAGAAAGTATTATTAGAAGACATTACAGGAGTGAAGTGTGTTAACTGCCCAAAGGCAGCGGAGGAATCAGTTAGGTTAAAGGAGAAATATGGCGATACAATAATACCAATGGCAATCTATATCAAATCCCTGCCTATTTATTCAACACCTTGGGGAGATGGAAATCCTGATTTGAGAACAGATGTTGCAGAAGAAATAGCCAATGCCATTGGAATGCCAGTGGGCTTGCCGGGCGGCTATGTGGATAGGTTCAAATTTGGTGCGTCAGCACCTTTGGTTATTAATCAATGGGAAAATTCCTATAAACAAAGAACCGGTTTATCTCCCGTTATTATAACTCTCAGCTATGAAGTTGCCCCAAATAATAAAATCATAGTCAGAACTAAACTGTTCTATACCGAAGATAAAAGCAATGAGAATCACAAATTAGCACTTTATTTTACCGAGAGTGGACTTATAGGAAAGCAGTCCACAAATGAGCCGGGGAAAAGCCCTTATATTGAGCATTATGAATTCAACCATGTGTTGAGAGGTTCGATAGGCAATGCCTTGGGAGCTAGGCTCGAAGAGCCCTTAGTGAAAGGAAGGGTTTTTGAAAAGGATTTTGAAATCGACTGGAATAAAGATTGGAACATCAGCAAATGTACGCTCATTGCAGTTGTATTAGACGAAAGTGATAATTCTGTCATTCAGGTAGAAGAAATCCTACTCCATTAA
- the xerD gene encoding site-specific tyrosine recombinase XerD produces MSWASLYKGFSNYLTLEKSLSKNSIGAYLQDVSKLIQYVNDSKSAEQLQPKDIKGFISFLNELGLSATSQARMLSGLRQFYNYLQLEEVITHNPMDSIELPKNARKLPTVLSYDEIIKMIGCIDRSKKEGERNLAMIETLYACGLRVSELTGLRISDIFFSEEFIRVRGKGNKERLVPIDPHTLDQISFFINHVRTHWKLAKEAEDIVFINQGRGTQISRVAVFTLIKSLATKAGIKKTISPHTFRHSFATHLVENGADLRAVQQMLGHESITTTEIYTHLDRSFLRKTIEEFHPRSKSI; encoded by the coding sequence ATGAGTTGGGCTTCATTATATAAAGGATTTTCGAACTACTTAACTCTCGAAAAATCCCTATCAAAAAACTCTATTGGAGCGTATCTTCAAGATGTCAGCAAACTGATTCAGTATGTGAACGACTCTAAGTCTGCGGAGCAGTTACAACCCAAAGACATCAAAGGATTTATTTCATTTTTAAATGAATTAGGATTGAGTGCAACAAGCCAAGCACGTATGTTGTCGGGATTACGCCAGTTCTATAATTATCTTCAATTGGAGGAAGTGATTACCCACAACCCGATGGATAGCATTGAGCTACCCAAAAATGCGCGCAAATTGCCCACGGTTTTGTCCTATGACGAAATTATTAAAATGATTGGCTGTATTGACCGCAGTAAGAAAGAAGGAGAGCGCAACCTCGCTATGATTGAGACTTTGTATGCTTGTGGATTGAGGGTGAGTGAATTAACAGGGCTTAGAATATCTGACATTTTCTTTTCTGAAGAATTTATAAGAGTACGAGGCAAAGGAAACAAAGAGCGATTGGTGCCAATAGATCCTCATACCCTTGATCAAATATCATTTTTTATTAATCACGTACGTACGCATTGGAAATTAGCCAAAGAAGCGGAAGATATTGTTTTTATCAATCAGGGCAGAGGGACGCAAATTAGCAGAGTGGCTGTTTTTACACTAATCAAATCTTTGGCAACAAAAGCCGGAATCAAGAAAACCATCAGTCCGCATACATTTAGACATTCTTTTGCTACACATCTGGTTGAAAATGGTGCGGATTTGAGAGCTGTACAACAAATGCTCGGGCACGAAAGCATTACAACTACCGAAATTTATACCCACCTAGACCGTTCATTTTTGAGAAAAACAATTGAAGAATTTCATCCGCGTTCTAAAAGCATTTAA
- a CDS encoding gliding motility-associated C-terminal domain-containing protein — MSNYWKSSIFFLLNILVCGNLLGQKQTNIWYFGNGAGINFNNVPPIVLTNGAMYAQEGCSGMADSNGNIKVYSDGITAWSKNHSILPFSTGLMGGTDVTQSALLVPMPKDASKYYLFTVEGGVYSKGFRYSIVDTKLNGGIGDIEPLNKNVLLQTPISEKLAATHHANGRDIWIIVHGQEDASFYAYLLTPSGMSTTPVVSTLGLKYNKYSRFRGQLKISPSGDKIACSNTQMNITELFDFDKQTGKLTNRIEIPLTISYGCEFSPDETKLYISQVNTFSISSYGVYQFDITTWDSASISSSKFLIETQSPRGYGSLQLASDNKVYVARHNNNYIGVINDPNLSGTSSNYVADGVDLLGNVSWYGLPNFVSSLFRKVYEVTFESKTGCIADSNMFEFTGSPGYDSLVWDFGDGTTPLLSFDNLVKHHYADAGTYPVTIQYFIDGTVHQATDSVTLNVANVTINDFAGCEGYSVTVGSQTYDKTGVYKDLLNDCDTLITRLTIFSNPTFELFVTHDSCEKNTGKVVAQHVNASSPYSFQWNTGSVDSIIYNLSSGSYSLTVTDSAGCKHAESVNVFNLRNQCEFALYVPDVFSPNGDNLNDVFGVSAYYLSSFDMKIYNPWGALIYQTDDTLATWDGTYNNQPCPTGVYVVVIQYKTNALVGQSLLHRSTLQLLR; from the coding sequence ATGAGCAATTACTGGAAATCATCAATCTTCTTTCTGCTAAACATTCTTGTTTGTGGAAACCTGCTTGGTCAAAAACAAACGAATATTTGGTATTTTGGTAATGGAGCCGGTATCAATTTCAACAATGTTCCGCCCATTGTATTGACCAATGGTGCAATGTATGCCCAAGAAGGATGTTCCGGTATGGCAGACAGTAATGGCAACATTAAAGTATATTCAGATGGGATTACAGCATGGAGCAAGAATCATAGTATTTTGCCTTTCTCAACCGGCTTAATGGGAGGAACTGATGTTACACAATCTGCTTTGCTTGTGCCAATGCCAAAAGATGCAAGCAAATATTATCTTTTTACGGTAGAAGGAGGGGTGTATTCAAAAGGGTTCAGGTATTCAATTGTTGATACTAAACTCAATGGCGGCATAGGAGATATTGAACCGCTAAACAAAAATGTATTGCTTCAAACTCCTATCAGTGAAAAACTTGCAGCAACGCACCATGCAAATGGAAGAGATATTTGGATTATTGTGCACGGTCAGGAAGATGCCTCCTTTTATGCGTATTTACTCACTCCCTCAGGTATGAGTACTACACCTGTGGTTTCAACCTTGGGATTAAAATATAATAAATACAGCCGATTTAGAGGACAACTAAAAATCTCTCCTTCAGGAGATAAGATTGCTTGCAGTAATACTCAAATGAACATTACAGAACTGTTTGATTTTGATAAACAAACCGGCAAACTAACCAATAGGATTGAGATTCCTTTAACTATTTCTTACGGATGTGAATTTTCTCCTGATGAAACCAAGTTGTATATCTCGCAAGTAAATACTTTCAGTATCAGTAGCTACGGGGTCTATCAATTTGACATTACTACGTGGGATAGCGCTTCAATTAGCAGTAGTAAATTCTTAATTGAAACACAGAGTCCGCGAGGTTATGGTTCGCTGCAATTAGCTTCTGATAACAAAGTTTATGTAGCACGTCATAATAATAATTACATAGGTGTAATCAATGACCCGAATTTGTCCGGCACTTCATCCAATTATGTTGCAGATGGCGTTGACTTGCTTGGAAATGTGAGTTGGTATGGTTTGCCCAATTTTGTTTCAAGTCTTTTCAGAAAAGTTTATGAAGTGACTTTTGAAAGTAAAACCGGTTGTATTGCAGACAGCAATATGTTTGAATTTACAGGCTCTCCGGGTTATGATAGCTTAGTATGGGATTTTGGAGATGGAACAACGCCTTTGCTTTCGTTTGATAATCTTGTTAAACATCATTATGCAGATGCCGGTACATATCCTGTTACAATTCAATATTTTATTGATGGAACGGTACATCAAGCTACTGATAGTGTTACACTCAATGTAGCAAATGTAACAATCAATGACTTTGCAGGATGTGAGGGTTATAGTGTAACTGTTGGTTCTCAGACGTATGATAAAACAGGAGTGTATAAAGACTTGCTGAATGATTGCGATACATTAATCACACGGCTAACTATTTTTTCTAATCCTACTTTCGAATTGTTTGTTACACATGATAGTTGTGAAAAGAATACAGGGAAAGTAGTAGCCCAACATGTCAATGCAAGCAGTCCTTATAGTTTTCAGTGGAATACCGGTTCTGTAGATTCCATAATCTATAATCTGAGCAGTGGCAGCTATAGTTTGACGGTTACCGACAGTGCAGGATGTAAGCATGCTGAGAGTGTCAATGTGTTCAATCTCAGAAATCAATGTGAGTTTGCGCTCTATGTGCCTGATGTGTTTTCGCCCAATGGCGATAATTTGAATGATGTATTTGGTGTGAGTGCTTATTATTTGTCAAGTTTTGACATGAAAATCTATAACCCTTGGGGAGCATTGATTTATCAAACTGATGACACCCTTGCAACATGGGATGGAACATATAACAATCAGCCTTGTCCGACTGGTGTGTACGTGGTTGTAATACAGTATAAAACAAATGCTTTGGTGGGACAGTCCTTATTGCATAGGTCCACTTTACAACTTTTGCGCTAA